A single genomic interval of Aureliella helgolandensis harbors:
- a CDS encoding sigma-54-dependent transcriptional regulator → MTTVLVIDDDRSSRHLIKSGLNGHLGLQVVEAADGDAGLALLEETRPSVVLLDVYLPNHNGLELFRKIKAIDHKVPIIFITGDTSSETAIEAMRSGAFDYLSKPLHIDQLRNLTQSAVRERQLMDEPVALSVGDADSGGERFIGSSKPMIEIYKQIGRVTSQSVTVLIRGASGCGKELVARAIVQHGDRGTAPFIAVNCAAIPDNLLESELFGHEKGAFTGAEKRRLGRFEQCDGGTIFLDEIGDMSPIIQGKVLRLLQEQKFERVGGTELITTNVRIIAATNRPLEQMVEQGEFREDLLYRLNGFTISLPNLTERREDIPLLLEYFLRRAKADMNRPEMVGIAPAALDLLCKYEWPGNIRQLQSVVRQSLLNTTGTVIGPENLPDFIRSSKLVTSPVASESSKGDQVSPPAIDPLRL, encoded by the coding sequence TTGACTACCGTCCTTGTTATTGATGATGACCGTAGCAGCCGGCATCTCATTAAATCGGGTTTGAATGGACACCTCGGACTTCAAGTGGTGGAGGCCGCTGACGGCGACGCAGGACTAGCTCTTTTGGAAGAAACTCGACCATCAGTCGTGCTGCTCGATGTCTATTTGCCAAACCACAACGGTTTAGAGCTGTTCCGCAAGATCAAGGCGATCGATCACAAGGTGCCGATCATCTTCATCACCGGAGACACATCGAGCGAAACGGCCATCGAAGCGATGCGTTCTGGCGCTTTTGATTACCTCTCCAAGCCTCTGCATATCGACCAACTACGGAACCTGACCCAAAGCGCCGTTCGCGAGCGGCAGCTGATGGACGAACCGGTTGCGTTATCCGTGGGGGACGCCGATTCAGGGGGCGAACGGTTTATCGGCAGCTCAAAACCGATGATCGAAATCTACAAACAGATCGGCCGCGTGACTTCCCAAAGCGTGACCGTTCTGATCCGTGGTGCGAGTGGTTGCGGCAAAGAGCTAGTGGCCAGAGCCATCGTCCAGCACGGTGATCGAGGTACTGCACCGTTCATCGCTGTCAACTGTGCTGCAATCCCAGACAACCTTCTGGAAAGCGAGTTGTTTGGCCATGAAAAAGGGGCGTTCACGGGAGCCGAAAAACGTCGTCTCGGACGCTTCGAGCAATGCGATGGCGGAACGATTTTCCTCGACGAAATTGGTGACATGTCACCAATCATTCAAGGCAAAGTCTTGCGGCTACTGCAAGAACAGAAGTTTGAGCGCGTCGGGGGTACCGAGCTGATCACCACGAATGTGCGCATCATTGCAGCGACCAATCGTCCCTTGGAGCAAATGGTGGAACAAGGGGAGTTCCGCGAGGATCTACTCTACCGACTCAACGGGTTCACGATTTCCCTGCCCAACCTGACCGAGCGCCGCGAGGACATCCCACTCCTCCTAGAATACTTTTTGAGGCGGGCCAAGGCCGACATGAACCGACCCGAGATGGTGGGAATTGCGCCAGCCGCTCTAGATTTGCTGTGCAAGTACGAATGGCCCGGGAATATCCGCCAATTGCAATCGGTGGTGCGGCAGTCGCTGCTCAATACGACCGGCACCGTAATCGGCCCGGAAAATTTACCCGACTTTATTCGTTCGTCGAAATTGGTCACATCGCCCGTAGCCTCCGAATCGAGCAAAGGCGACCAAGTCTCCCCGCCCGCGATTGACCCGCTTAGGCTGTGA
- a CDS encoding IS1182 family transposase — MNTQKPSQLARVSRPHRIQVEMHMLSLEDMLPRDHRARIVWSFVKTLDLEPLYEKIVVTKSTVGRNSIAPEILVSLWLLATLDGIGTARELGRRCETDIAYLWTLGNVTVNYHTLSDFRVENGAFLEKTLVDTVASLVAQGLVPLETIAQDGMRVRASAGSSSFRRKPTLESLQQQAQAHVDRLKKESENESDRSDGDARRQAAVERASRERQERLDEALRQFEELSKQRESRRKGDGEKTRVSTTDPDARNMKMANGGFDPAFNVQFATDADSRVIVAVDVINSGTDSGQMAPMHEKVCSTYDKTPKTQLVDSAYATKGDVKTVESKGTEVVSTIPRGSVLESKGKDPHAQQPGESDEYTAFRARMAKEEYKELYKTRPSVAEFPNADCRNRNLRQFKVRGLVKVKAVALWHAVAFNFTRMVNLGALAS; from the coding sequence ATGAATACTCAAAAACCATCGCAGCTTGCTCGTGTTTCCCGCCCCCATCGTATTCAAGTGGAAATGCACATGCTTTCACTTGAAGATATGCTTCCGCGCGACCATCGTGCTCGCATTGTCTGGTCGTTTGTCAAAACGTTGGACCTAGAACCTCTGTATGAAAAGATCGTTGTCACCAAGAGCACCGTTGGCCGCAATAGTATTGCGCCGGAGATACTGGTTTCACTGTGGCTTCTGGCAACCTTGGATGGCATCGGCACAGCCCGAGAACTTGGTCGCCGATGCGAGACGGACATAGCCTATTTATGGACGCTCGGAAATGTCACGGTCAATTATCACACGTTGAGCGACTTTCGAGTGGAGAACGGAGCATTCTTGGAGAAGACGCTCGTTGACACGGTTGCCTCGTTGGTCGCCCAAGGTCTGGTGCCCCTGGAGACCATTGCCCAAGACGGAATGCGCGTTCGGGCTAGTGCAGGCAGTAGTTCGTTTCGCCGCAAGCCGACGCTTGAGTCATTGCAGCAGCAGGCTCAGGCTCACGTAGATAGATTGAAGAAAGAATCCGAGAACGAATCCGATCGTTCCGATGGAGACGCACGTCGCCAAGCGGCAGTCGAACGAGCATCGCGTGAGCGTCAAGAGCGATTAGATGAGGCTTTGCGACAGTTTGAGGAGCTTAGTAAGCAGCGCGAGTCTCGGAGAAAAGGTGACGGCGAAAAGACTCGCGTGAGCACTACGGACCCTGACGCCCGTAATATGAAGATGGCCAATGGTGGCTTCGATCCGGCCTTCAACGTCCAGTTCGCAACCGATGCTGACTCGCGAGTAATAGTCGCTGTCGATGTTATCAACTCGGGAACTGACAGTGGCCAAATGGCACCAATGCACGAGAAAGTGTGCTCAACTTACGACAAGACACCCAAGACGCAATTGGTCGATTCCGCTTACGCAACCAAGGGCGATGTTAAGACCGTGGAGTCTAAAGGGACCGAAGTCGTCTCCACGATCCCCCGTGGATCGGTATTGGAAAGCAAAGGCAAAGATCCTCACGCGCAGCAACCTGGCGAAAGCGACGAATACACAGCGTTTCGCGCGAGAATGGCCAAAGAGGAATACAAAGAGCTTTACAAGACGCGCCCGTCGGTTGCCGAATTTCCCAATGCGGACTGCCGCAATCGGAACCTTCGGCAATTCAAAGTTCGAGGACTGGTGAAGGTCAAAGCGGTAGCGCTATGGCATGCCGTGGCCTTTAACTTCACACGCATGGTAAACCTGGGGGCCTTGGCAAGCTAA
- a CDS encoding helix-turn-helix domain-containing protein, which yields MSAFIAQRLADNTENLYDEVIEQVERVLITKVLDVTDGNQSKAADILGITRGKIRDRIATFDIRLERNVTLGQNESAE from the coding sequence TTGTCCGCATTCATTGCTCAACGACTGGCCGACAACACCGAAAATCTATACGACGAGGTGATTGAGCAAGTAGAGCGAGTGTTGATCACGAAAGTTCTGGACGTTACCGATGGAAATCAATCCAAGGCGGCGGACATACTGGGAATTACGCGAGGGAAGATTCGAGACAGAATCGCCACGTTCGATATCCGCCTCGAACGGAATGTAACCCTAGGACAAAACGAATCAGCTGAGTAA